A genome region from Streptomyces sp. S4.7 includes the following:
- a CDS encoding PP2C family protein-serine/threonine phosphatase, with amino-acid sequence MNRHRRAPDNTQELLLTLGSLVDQAMENIRLQQARAELGMALQRNMLPSELPDFPGVRLAARYSPSQDGLAVGGDFYDAFPMSDGVAGMAIGDVQGHGVEAAAFMGEARASLRALASVTSDPGQVLTSANDLLISLGTDLFTTCCLLSFAPRTGDLAIARAGHVPMVWGTDAGDSGVSLDSGGVPLGILPGQRYPVAHRRLTRPGYLVLVTDGVVEGPAFPIEEGLAEVAGLTGAGRGVAPGILASRVIRVADRTGHDDDAAVLVVRHDGPPDAR; translated from the coding sequence ATGAACCGACACCGCAGAGCGCCGGACAACACCCAGGAACTCCTCCTCACCCTGGGAAGCCTTGTCGACCAGGCGATGGAGAACATCAGACTCCAGCAGGCGCGGGCGGAACTCGGCATGGCGCTGCAGCGGAACATGCTCCCCTCCGAACTGCCCGATTTCCCGGGCGTCCGGCTGGCGGCCCGGTACTCGCCCTCGCAGGACGGTCTGGCCGTCGGCGGCGACTTCTACGACGCCTTCCCGATGAGCGACGGGGTGGCGGGGATGGCCATCGGCGATGTGCAGGGCCACGGGGTGGAGGCCGCCGCCTTCATGGGGGAGGCCCGCGCCAGCCTCCGGGCCCTCGCCAGCGTCACCAGTGACCCGGGGCAGGTGCTGACCAGCGCCAACGACCTGCTGATCTCGCTCGGTACCGACCTCTTCACCACCTGTTGCCTGCTGAGCTTCGCGCCGCGGACCGGTGATCTCGCCATCGCGCGGGCGGGCCACGTCCCGATGGTCTGGGGCACCGACGCGGGCGATTCGGGTGTGTCCCTGGACTCCGGCGGGGTTCCCCTCGGGATTCTGCCGGGCCAGCGGTACCCGGTGGCTCATCGACGCCTGACCCGGCCCGGTTACCTCGTCCTGGTGACCGACGGCGTCGTGGAAGGACCGGCCTTCCCGATCGAGGAGGGCCTGGCCGAGGTCGCCGGGCTGACGGGCGCCGGACGCGGCGTCGCCCCCGGCATCCTCGCGTCACGGGTGATCCGGGTGGCGGACCGCACCGGGCACGACGACGACGCGGCCGTTCTCGTCGTCCGCCACGACGGTCCGCCGGACGCCCGGTAG
- a CDS encoding MASE1 domain-containing protein, whose amino-acid sequence MDSARLGRHGPTVLTILAVAALYYATARLGLLQQLVRGQVTPLWPPTGISVAALLLFGKRVWPGIAVGALAVNATIGPTAWSVLAIVVGNTLTPVCSYLLLNRAGFHNDLDRLRDAVALVFLGALGPTLISATIGSGTLFLSGALSADGFWPTWSVWWTGDAMGVLVVTPFLLVIRWARWPPAVGPLIWAEAAALAASTLAVAYLATNAGNSSLLFLVFPFLIWASFRFERAGAAPCALAVSTLAILASGRMTGPFEHHNLLTNMVTLQAFNGTVSLTGLVLTTVVTERNRTHEEIERLCAQLSNAVTRQSTKSRQVPPSP is encoded by the coding sequence GTGGACAGCGCACGACTGGGGCGGCACGGACCCACCGTCCTGACGATCCTGGCGGTCGCCGCCCTCTACTACGCGACCGCCCGCCTGGGGCTGCTCCAGCAGCTGGTACGGGGCCAGGTCACGCCCCTGTGGCCGCCGACCGGTATCTCCGTCGCCGCCCTGCTCCTGTTCGGCAAGCGCGTCTGGCCCGGCATCGCCGTCGGCGCCCTCGCCGTCAACGCCACCATCGGCCCCACGGCCTGGTCCGTACTGGCGATCGTCGTCGGCAACACCCTCACCCCGGTCTGCTCCTACCTGCTGCTGAACCGGGCCGGCTTCCACAACGACCTCGACCGCCTACGGGACGCGGTGGCCCTGGTGTTCCTCGGCGCCCTGGGCCCCACGCTGATCAGCGCGACCATCGGCAGCGGCACACTCTTCCTGTCCGGGGCACTGTCTGCCGACGGCTTCTGGCCGACCTGGTCCGTGTGGTGGACGGGCGACGCCATGGGCGTGCTGGTGGTCACCCCGTTCCTGCTCGTGATCCGCTGGGCACGGTGGCCACCCGCCGTCGGCCCCCTGATCTGGGCGGAGGCGGCGGCACTGGCGGCGTCCACCCTCGCCGTGGCCTACCTGGCCACCAACGCCGGCAACTCTTCCCTGCTCTTCCTCGTCTTCCCGTTCCTGATCTGGGCCTCGTTCCGCTTCGAACGCGCGGGCGCCGCACCCTGCGCCCTGGCCGTCTCCACCCTCGCGATCCTCGCCTCGGGCCGGATGACCGGCCCGTTCGAGCACCACAATCTCCTCACCAACATGGTCACGCTCCAGGCGTTCAACGGCACGGTCTCCCTCACCGGCCTGGTCCTCACAACGGTGGTCACCGAACGGAACCGCACCCACGAGGAGATCGAGCGCCTGTGCGCGCAACTCTCCAACGCGGTCACCCGCCAGTCGACAAAATCCCGTCAGGTTCCCCCCAGCCCCTGA
- a CDS encoding DEAD/DEAH box helicase: MNPTRTNARSSRPRRTEGPAYGSTAGSRRGARFGSPAPTRSGGTGRSGSHGRRPAAVQGEFALPETITPALPAVERFADLDMPAQLLATLTEQGVSVPFPIQGATLPNTLAGRDALGRGRTGSGKTLAFGLALLARTAGQRAEPRQPLALVLVPTRELAQQVTDALTPYARSVRLRLATVVGGMSIGRQANALRGGAEVVVATPGRLKDLIDRGDCRLDQVAITVLDEADQMADMGFMPQVTALLDQVRPEGQRMLFSATLDRNVDRLVRRYLTDPVVHSVDPSAGAVTTMEHHVLHVHGADKHRTTTEIAAREGRVIMFLDAKHAVDRLTQDLLDSGVRAAALHGGKSQPQRTRTLAQFKTGHVTVLVATNVAARGIHVDDLDLVVNIDPPTDHKDYLHRGGRTARAGESGSVVTLVTPNQRRDMTRLMAAAGIVPRTTQVRSGDEALSRITGAQAPSGIPVTITAPAPERRRRSTSSRGRRSPASAARRTTARQTSFDAAA; the protein is encoded by the coding sequence ATGAACCCCACACGTACGAACGCCCGCTCCTCCCGCCCCCGCCGGACCGAAGGCCCCGCTTACGGGTCCACCGCCGGGTCGAGGCGGGGCGCCCGCTTCGGCTCGCCCGCACCGACCCGTTCGGGCGGGACGGGCCGCTCGGGCAGCCACGGCCGACGGCCCGCGGCGGTTCAGGGAGAGTTCGCCCTGCCTGAGACGATCACGCCCGCGTTGCCCGCGGTCGAGAGGTTCGCCGACCTCGACATGCCCGCCCAACTGCTGGCCACCCTGACCGAGCAAGGCGTGAGCGTCCCGTTCCCGATCCAGGGCGCCACCCTGCCCAACACCCTCGCGGGCCGCGACGCCCTGGGACGCGGGCGCACCGGCTCCGGCAAGACCCTCGCCTTCGGCCTGGCCCTGCTGGCCCGCACCGCCGGTCAGCGCGCCGAGCCCCGCCAGCCGCTGGCCCTGGTCCTCGTGCCGACGCGTGAGCTGGCACAGCAGGTGACCGACGCACTCACCCCCTACGCCCGCTCGGTGAGGCTGCGCCTGGCCACCGTCGTCGGCGGGATGTCGATCGGCAGGCAGGCCAACGCGCTGCGCGGTGGTGCCGAGGTCGTCGTGGCGACGCCGGGCCGGCTCAAGGACCTCATCGACCGCGGCGACTGCCGGCTCGACCAGGTAGCGATCACCGTCCTGGACGAGGCCGACCAGATGGCCGACATGGGCTTCATGCCCCAGGTCACCGCACTCCTCGACCAGGTACGCCCCGAGGGCCAGCGGATGCTGTTCTCCGCCACCCTCGACCGTAACGTCGACCGCCTGGTCCGCCGTTACCTCACCGACCCGGTTGTCCACTCCGTCGACCCGTCCGCGGGCGCGGTCACCACGATGGAGCACCACGTGCTGCACGTCCACGGCGCCGACAAGCACCGGACGACGACGGAGATCGCGGCCCGCGAAGGCAGGGTGATCATGTTCCTGGACGCCAAGCACGCTGTCGACCGGCTGACACAAGACCTGCTGGACAGCGGGGTGCGGGCCGCCGCCCTGCACGGCGGGAAGTCACAGCCGCAGCGCACCCGGACCCTGGCCCAGTTCAAGACCGGGCACGTCACCGTGCTCGTGGCCACGAACGTCGCCGCCCGCGGCATCCACGTCGACGACCTCGACCTCGTCGTCAATATCGACCCGCCGACCGACCACAAGGACTACCTCCACCGCGGCGGCCGAACCGCGCGGGCCGGGGAATCCGGCAGCGTCGTCACCCTGGTCACCCCCAACCAGCGCCGGGACATGACGCGCCTCATGGCAGCGGCCGGCATCGTGCCCCGGACCACCCAGGTCCGCTCCGGCGATGAAGCGCTCAGCCGGATCACCGGAGCCCAAGCCCCTTCCGGTATTCCCGTGACGATCACCGCTCCGGCCCCCGAGCGGCGTCGGCGCAGCACGTCCTCACGCGGCCGGCGCAGCCCCGCTTCGGCTGCCCGGCGCACGACAGCGCGGCAGACCTCCTTCGACGCGGCGGCGTAG
- a CDS encoding cold-shock protein, whose product MASGTVKWFNAAKGFGFIEQDDGGADVFAHFSNIAAEGFRELLEGQKVTFDIATGQKGPTAENIVPV is encoded by the coding sequence ATGGCATCTGGAACAGTGAAGTGGTTCAACGCGGCCAAGGGCTTCGGCTTCATCGAGCAGGACGACGGCGGCGCTGACGTGTTCGCCCACTTCTCGAACATCGCCGCCGAGGGCTTCCGCGAGCTGCTCGAAGGTCAGAAGGTCACCTTCGACATCGCGACGGGCCAGAAGGGCCCGACGGCCGAGAACATCGTTCCCGTCTGA
- a CDS encoding MerR family transcriptional regulator — MTADDSFSRLDDDDYPAYTMGRAAEMLGTTQGFLRAIGEARLITPLRSEGGHRRYSRYQLRIAARARELVDQGTPIEAACRIVILEDQLEEAQRINAEYRNAAKGVGPSLA; from the coding sequence ATGACAGCAGACGACTCGTTCAGCCGGCTCGATGACGACGACTACCCCGCCTACACGATGGGCCGGGCCGCGGAAATGCTCGGCACCACCCAGGGCTTCCTCCGCGCCATCGGCGAAGCCCGCCTCATCACCCCGCTGCGCTCCGAGGGCGGCCACCGGCGCTACTCCCGCTACCAGCTGCGCATCGCCGCCCGCGCCCGGGAGCTCGTCGACCAGGGCACCCCCATCGAGGCCGCCTGCCGCATCGTCATCCTCGAAGACCAGCTCGAGGAAGCCCAGCGCATCAACGCGGAATACCGCAACGCCGCCAAAGGGGTGGGTCCGTCCCTCGCTTGA
- a CDS encoding DUF6879 family protein: protein MPRPTSARFSRVGIIDTPPTDGQRFLMATAAGGVAAGEDIRVLTRAEAEHLELPDYDLWLFDSRTLVRMHIDGSETTIGVELITDRGRVLSACKARDAATAAARSSAEVWAQVRSTV, encoded by the coding sequence GTGCCAAGGCCGACCAGCGCGCGGTTCTCCCGGGTGGGGATCATCGACACCCCGCCCACGGACGGGCAGCGGTTCCTCATGGCCACCGCCGCCGGGGGTGTAGCGGCCGGCGAGGACATCCGGGTCCTCACCCGGGCCGAGGCCGAACATCTGGAACTCCCGGACTATGACCTGTGGCTGTTCGACTCCCGGACCCTGGTGCGGATGCACATCGACGGAAGCGAAACAACGATCGGCGTGGAGCTGATCACCGATCGGGGCCGGGTCCTCTCGGCGTGCAAGGCCCGTGACGCGGCCACGGCCGCCGCGCGTTCTTCTGCCGAGGTGTGGGCGCAGGTACGTTCAACGGTGTGA
- a CDS encoding DEAD/DEAH box helicase has protein sequence MSISSTDHAVMPENDSDDSIKSVDSVENIEAGTAEATEAPKTPEISFGDLGLPEGIVRKLAQNGVVAPFPIQAATIPDALAGKDILGRGRTGSGKTLSFGLPLLATLAEGHTEKKKPRGVILTPTRELAMQVADALQPYGDVLGLKMKVVCGGTSMGNQIYALERGVDVLVATPGRLRDIINRGACSLENVRIAILDEADQMSDLGFLPEVTELLDQVPAGGQRMLFSATMENEISTLVKRYLKNPVHHEVDSAQGNVTTMSHHVLVVKPKDKAPVTAAIAARKGRTIIFVRTQLGADRIAEQLRDSGVKADALHGGMTQGARTRTLADFKEGHVNALVATDVAARGIHVDGIDLVLNVDPAGDHKDYLHRSGRTARAGKSGVVVSLALPHQRRQIFRLMEDAGVDAARHTVAGAGAFEPEVAEITGARSLTEVQADSANNSAKQAEREVADLTKELERLQRRAGELREEADRLVARAARERGDDPEAAVAEVAAEAVAAIEAAAAAASVPAQATRDERGNYGRRDDRRDDRGERSGRGGARGYTPRDGGSGDRGGFQRRDDRGGERGGFNRDRSDRGGFQRRDDRPASGGFQRRDDRPASGGFQRRDDRPAGGGFRRDDRKEGGFNRDRRDDRRDGARPFERREHRPTGDRPFNRDRRDDRPSGGFRSGGHDRPSGRRDDHRGGTTGTGTSTGSFGRRDDKPRWKRNG, from the coding sequence ATGTCCATTTCCAGTACTGACCACGCCGTCATGCCCGAGAACGACTCCGACGACTCGATCAAGAGCGTCGACAGCGTCGAGAACATCGAGGCTGGGACGGCCGAGGCCACAGAGGCCCCGAAGACCCCCGAAATCAGCTTCGGCGACCTGGGGTTGCCCGAAGGCATCGTCCGCAAGCTCGCCCAGAACGGCGTCGTCGCGCCCTTCCCGATCCAGGCCGCGACCATCCCGGACGCCCTGGCCGGCAAGGACATCCTGGGCCGCGGCCGTACCGGCTCCGGCAAGACCCTCTCCTTCGGTCTGCCGCTGCTGGCCACCCTCGCCGAGGGCCACACCGAGAAGAAGAAGCCCCGCGGCGTCATCCTGACCCCGACCCGCGAGCTGGCGATGCAGGTCGCCGACGCCCTCCAGCCGTACGGTGACGTGCTCGGTCTGAAGATGAAGGTCGTCTGCGGCGGTACGTCGATGGGCAACCAGATCTACGCGCTGGAGCGCGGCGTCGACGTCCTCGTCGCCACCCCCGGCCGGCTGCGCGACATCATCAACCGCGGCGCCTGCTCCCTGGAGAACGTCCGGATCGCGATCCTCGACGAGGCCGACCAGATGTCCGACCTGGGCTTCCTGCCCGAGGTCACCGAACTGCTGGACCAGGTGCCGGCCGGCGGCCAGCGCATGCTCTTCTCCGCCACCATGGAGAACGAGATCAGCACCCTGGTCAAGCGCTACCTGAAGAACCCCGTGCACCACGAGGTCGACAGCGCGCAGGGCAACGTCACGACCATGAGCCACCACGTGCTCGTCGTGAAGCCCAAGGACAAGGCGCCGGTCACGGCGGCGATCGCGGCACGCAAGGGCCGCACGATCATCTTCGTCCGTACGCAGCTCGGTGCCGACCGTATCGCCGAGCAGCTCCGCGACTCGGGCGTGAAGGCGGACGCGCTGCACGGCGGCATGACGCAGGGCGCGCGCACCCGCACGCTGGCCGACTTCAAGGAGGGTCACGTCAACGCGCTCGTCGCGACCGACGTGGCCGCCCGCGGTATCCACGTCGACGGCATCGACCTGGTCCTGAACGTGGACCCGGCCGGTGACCACAAGGACTACCTGCACCGCTCGGGCCGTACCGCGCGCGCCGGCAAGTCCGGTGTCGTCGTCTCGCTGGCCCTGCCGCACCAGCGCCGCCAGATCTTCCGGCTGATGGAGGACGCGGGCGTCGACGCCGCGCGTCACACGGTCGCCGGCGCCGGCGCGTTCGAGCCGGAGGTCGCCGAGATCACCGGCGCCCGTTCACTGACCGAGGTCCAGGCCGACTCCGCGAACAACTCCGCCAAGCAGGCGGAGCGCGAGGTCGCCGACCTGACCAAGGAGCTGGAGCGCCTCCAGCGCCGCGCCGGTGAGCTGCGCGAAGAGGCCGACCGCCTCGTCGCGCGTGCCGCGCGCGAGCGTGGGGACGACCCGGAGGCGGCGGTGGCGGAGGTCGCGGCCGAGGCCGTGGCGGCCATCGAGGCGGCGGCGGCAGCCGCGTCCGTACCGGCGCAGGCGACCCGCGACGAGCGCGGCAACTACGGTCGTCGTGACGACCGCAGGGACGACCGCGGTGAGCGCAGTGGCCGTGGTGGCGCGCGGGGTTACACCCCTCGCGACGGTGGCAGCGGTGACCGCGGCGGCTTCCAGCGCCGCGACGACCGTGGTGGCGAGCGGGGCGGCTTCAACCGTGACCGCAGCGACCGCGGCGGTTTCCAGCGCCGCGACGACAGGCCCGCGAGCGGCGGTTTCCAGCGTCGTGACGACAGGCCCGCGAGCGGCGGTTTCCAGCGTCGTGACGACCGTCCGGCCGGTGGCGGCTTCCGCCGCGACGACCGGAAGGAAGGCGGCTTCAACCGCGACCGCCGTGACGACCGCCGCGACGGTGCCCGCCCGTTCGAGCGCCGCGAGCACCGTCCCACCGGTGACCGCCCGTTCAACCGCGACCGCCGCGACGACCGCCCCTCGGGCGGCTTCCGCTCCGGCGGCCACGACCGCCCCTCGGGCCGCCGCGACGACCACCGCGGAGGCACGACCGGTACGGGCACGAGCACGGGCTCGTTCGGTCGCCGCGACGACAAGCCGCGCTGGAAGCGCAACGGCTGA
- the crcB gene encoding fluoride efflux transporter CrcB gives MNWLLVVVGGAIGAPLRYLTDRTVQNWHETLFPWGTFAVNVAGSLVLGVLAGATVSSATYALVGTGLCGALTTYSTFSYETLRLAERGKGLLAGAYVSASLLVGLGAVWAGWELGAL, from the coding sequence GTGAACTGGCTGCTGGTCGTCGTGGGCGGCGCGATCGGCGCGCCGCTGCGCTATCTGACGGACCGTACGGTGCAGAACTGGCACGAAACCCTGTTCCCCTGGGGGACGTTCGCCGTGAACGTGGCGGGGAGTCTGGTGCTGGGAGTGCTCGCCGGGGCGACGGTGTCGTCGGCGACGTACGCCCTTGTCGGTACGGGGCTGTGCGGGGCGCTCACGACGTACTCGACCTTCTCGTACGAGACGCTGCGGCTGGCCGAGCGCGGGAAGGGTCTGCTGGCCGGCGCCTATGTCTCGGCGTCGCTGCTGGTGGGCCTGGGCGCGGTGTGGGCCGGCTGGGAGCTGGGCGCGCTCTGA
- a CDS encoding CrcB family protein codes for MSGGPGDPPLEPVDPDVDLRVPGQRAETAGHRLWQVLAVISAGGAAGATARYGAERLWPAADGAFPWTTFLVNVVGCGLIGVLMVLVAEGGWSVHPLLRPFLGVGVLGGFTTFSTYTLDFLRLVRHGEAPAALGYAAVTLVGAMAAVWLTATLTRRLVGPVAGRRAAP; via the coding sequence GTGAGCGGGGGGCCGGGAGACCCGCCCCTGGAGCCGGTCGACCCCGATGTCGATCTGCGGGTGCCCGGCCAGCGCGCCGAGACGGCCGGGCACCGGCTCTGGCAGGTGCTGGCCGTCATCTCCGCAGGCGGCGCGGCGGGTGCGACGGCGCGGTACGGCGCCGAGCGCCTGTGGCCCGCCGCCGACGGCGCCTTCCCGTGGACGACGTTCCTGGTGAACGTCGTGGGCTGCGGGCTGATCGGTGTCCTGATGGTGCTGGTCGCCGAGGGCGGCTGGTCGGTGCATCCGCTGCTGCGGCCGTTCCTCGGGGTGGGGGTGCTGGGCGGCTTCACGACGTTCTCGACGTACACGCTGGACTTCCTGCGGCTGGTGCGGCACGGGGAGGCGCCTGCCGCGCTCGGGTACGCGGCCGTGACGCTCGTGGGCGCGATGGCGGCGGTCTGGCTCACGGCCACGCTCACGCGGCGCCTGGTGGGGCCGGTGGCGGGGCGGCGGGCGGCGCCGTGA
- a CDS encoding metallopeptidase family protein: MLEMTREEFEELVAEALDRVPPELMRLMDNVAVFVEDEPDPAAAKESGEEFDPDLLGLYEGTPLTDRGEWYAGVLPDRITIYRGPTLRMCETREDVVAETEITVVHEIAHHFGIDDERLHELGYG; this comes from the coding sequence GTGCTGGAGATGACGCGCGAGGAGTTCGAAGAACTGGTGGCCGAGGCGCTGGACCGCGTTCCGCCGGAGCTTATGCGGCTGATGGACAACGTCGCGGTATTCGTGGAGGACGAGCCGGATCCCGCCGCGGCCAAGGAGTCGGGCGAGGAGTTCGACCCCGATCTGCTCGGGCTCTACGAGGGGACTCCGCTGACCGATCGCGGCGAGTGGTACGCGGGAGTGCTGCCGGACCGCATCACGATCTACCGGGGGCCGACGCTGCGGATGTGCGAGACGCGCGAGGACGTGGTGGCGGAGACGGAGATCACGGTGGTGCACGAGATCGCGCACCACTTCGGGATCGACGACGAGCGGCTGCACGAGCTGGGGTACGGGTGA
- a CDS encoding metallophosphoesterase, giving the protein MARDARRVPFRTAITAISRIQRHYRSRGEGPTSALVSSPHPYTRALGLVAVVLLGAWLGLLIVGSVRTPVGPMDTKMTLRPSLTGGTKINVSPLGALELDSHTAPIRLDVDVDQLDPVRSQALVEHPERLAGLQEEVGNDVAAGTTELAVRSCVAVVSGATALGLAVYRRPRRALAAGGLALALLSAAGVTAFATWNPKSVLEPRFSGLLSSAPQVVGSARSIVTEFDVYQKELARLVTNVTKLYDATSTLPSYQPDPGTLRVLQVSDIHLNPAAWHIIGSLVEQYKIDLIIDSGDTMDHGSAAENSFLDPIPDLGAPYVWVRGNHDSADTQKYLSGMKNVHVLDNGRAVTVAGIRVAGTGDPQFTPDRSLARGGDPAEEMAGVRLASALRDQERAGTPVDIAVAHNPTAARETDGTVPLVLAGHVHHRETEIMPFGTRLKIEGSTGGGGLRAVQNDEPEKVRASLLYLDSSTKRLQAWDEITLGGLGLTTAEVSRHLPEEAGVPGTDPSPSGAPSGSPSGSPPGSRSNEPPAPASGSPSPDR; this is encoded by the coding sequence ATGGCCCGCGACGCACGCCGTGTCCCGTTCCGTACCGCGATCACCGCGATCAGCCGAATCCAGCGGCACTACCGCTCCCGCGGCGAGGGCCCGACCAGTGCCCTCGTCAGCTCCCCGCACCCGTACACCCGCGCGCTCGGCCTCGTCGCCGTCGTCCTGCTCGGCGCCTGGCTCGGACTGCTGATCGTCGGCAGTGTGCGGACGCCGGTCGGTCCCATGGACACGAAGATGACCCTGCGGCCCTCCCTCACCGGCGGCACGAAGATCAACGTCTCGCCGCTGGGCGCGCTCGAACTCGACTCCCACACGGCCCCGATCCGTCTGGACGTGGACGTCGACCAGCTCGACCCGGTCCGCTCGCAGGCCCTCGTGGAGCACCCCGAACGCCTCGCCGGGCTCCAGGAGGAGGTCGGGAACGACGTCGCGGCCGGGACGACGGAGCTGGCCGTACGGTCCTGCGTCGCCGTCGTCTCGGGCGCCACCGCCCTCGGCCTGGCCGTCTACCGCCGCCCCCGCCGCGCGCTGGCCGCCGGCGGCCTCGCGCTCGCGCTGCTGAGCGCGGCCGGTGTCACCGCGTTCGCGACCTGGAACCCGAAGTCCGTGCTGGAGCCCCGCTTCTCCGGACTGCTCTCCTCGGCCCCGCAGGTCGTCGGCAGCGCGCGCTCGATCGTCACCGAATTCGACGTCTACCAGAAGGAGTTGGCGCGGCTCGTCACGAATGTGACCAAGCTGTACGACGCGACGTCGACCCTGCCCTCGTACCAGCCGGACCCCGGCACCCTGCGCGTCCTCCAGGTCTCGGACATCCATCTCAACCCGGCGGCCTGGCACATCATCGGCTCGCTCGTGGAGCAGTACAAGATCGATCTCATCATCGACTCCGGCGACACGATGGACCACGGCTCCGCCGCCGAGAACAGCTTCCTCGACCCGATCCCCGACCTCGGCGCGCCGTACGTCTGGGTGCGCGGCAACCACGACTCGGCCGACACCCAGAAGTATCTGTCGGGCATGAAGAACGTCCACGTCCTCGACAACGGCCGCGCCGTCACCGTCGCCGGGATCCGGGTGGCGGGCACGGGCGACCCGCAGTTCACCCCCGACCGCTCGCTGGCCAGGGGCGGTGACCCGGCCGAGGAGATGGCGGGCGTACGGCTCGCGTCGGCCCTCCGCGACCAGGAGCGGGCGGGCACCCCGGTGGACATCGCCGTCGCGCACAACCCGACGGCGGCCAGGGAGACGGACGGCACCGTCCCGCTCGTGCTGGCCGGCCATGTCCACCACCGCGAGACCGAGATCATGCCGTTCGGTACGCGGCTGAAGATCGAGGGCTCGACGGGCGGCGGCGGGCTGCGCGCGGTCCAGAACGACGAGCCGGAGAAGGTACGGGCCTCGCTGCTCTATCTGGACAGCTCGACCAAGCGGCTCCAGGCGTGGGACGAGATCACGCTGGGCGGTCTGGGGCTGACGACGGCGGAGGTCAGCCGTCATCTTCCTGAGGAGGCGGGCGTACCGGGTACGGACCCGTCGCCCTCCGGAGCGCCGTCGGGATCACCGAGCGGATCGCCTCCGGGTTCACGCTCGAACGAGCCGCCCGCACCCGCCTCCGGCTCCCCCTCCCCCGACAGGTGA